From [Flavobacterium] thermophilum:
CGGCCTGCTGAAAATGGTCGGGAAACGCCGCCGGCTGTTGGCCTACTTGCGCAATAAAGATGTGGCGCGCTACCGTGAAATAGTTGAGAAACTTGGATTACGTCGATAAAAAAGCGGGAGCATTCCCGCTTTTTTGCTAGTTTATAGGCGCCGTTTGCGCGGCGATGATACAATAGCGCCAATTCGTCTATACTAATCATCAGCAGATCCCTTATTTTTGTACATAGAGAGGAGTACTCGTCTGTATGGAACAAGAGAAACGCGTGTTTTCCATCGATGTGGCTGGACGCCCGCTCGTCATTGAAACTGGCGAACTGGCAAAACAGGCGAACGGGGCGGCGCTCGTCCGCTACGGTGATACGGTGGTGCTGAGCACGGCTACCGCATCGCGGGAAGCGAAAAATGTGGACTTTTTCCCGCTGACGGTCAACTACGAGGAGCGGCTGTACGCGGTCGGGAAAATTCCGGGCGGGTTTATTAAACGGGAAGGCCGCCCAAGCGAGAAAGCGATTTTGGCGAGCCGGCTCATCGACCGGCCGATCCGCCCGTTGTTTGCCGAAGGATTCCGCAACGAAGTGCAAGTCGTATCGATGGTCATGAGCGTCGACCAAGACTGCTCCCCGGAAGTGGCGGCGTTGATCGGTGCGTCTACGGCGTTGACGATTTCCGACATTCCGTTTGAAGGACCGATCGCCGGTGTCATCGTCGGCCGCGTCGATGGCCAGTTTGTCATCAATCCGACGGTCGAGCAGATGGAAAAAAGCGATCTGCATCTTGTCGTCGCTGGGACGAAAGATGCCATCAACATGGTCGAAGCCGGCGCGGATGAAGTGCCGGAAGAAGTGATGCTCGAAGCGATCATGTTCGGCCACGAAGAAGTCAAGCGGCTCATTGCTTTCCAAGAGGAAATTGCCGCCCAGGTCGGCAAAGAAAAAATGGAAGTCGTCTTGTATGAACCCGATCCTGAGTTGGAGGCGGAAATCCGCCAACTTGCGGAAGCAGATATTAAGCGGGCGGTGCAAGTGCCGGAAAAACTGGCGCGCGATGCTGCCATCGAGGATGTAAAAGCGGGCGTCATCGCCAAGTACGAAGCGGAAGAGGCGGATGAAGAGAAGCTGAAGCAAGTGCAGGAAATTTTGCACAAGCTTGTGAAAGAAGAAGTGCGCCGTTTGATTACAGTTGAGAAAATCCGTCCGGACGGGCGCAAAGTCGATGAAATCCGCCCGCTGTCGTCGGCGGTCGGCGTCTTGCCGCGCACGCACGGGTCGGGCTTGTTTACGCGCGGCCAAACGCAAGTGTTGAGCGTTTGTACGCTCGGGGCGCTCGGCGATGTACAAATTTTGGACGGGCTTGATTTGGAAGAATCGAAACGGTTCATGCATCATTACAACTTCCCGCCGTTTTCCGTCGGCGAAACCGGGCCGATGCGCGGGCCGGGGCGGCGCGAAATCGGACACGGCGCGCTTGGGGAGCGGGCGTTGGAGCCGGTCGTGCCGTCGGAGCGCGAGTTTCCGTACACGATCCGCCTCGTTTCGGAAGTGCTCGAGTCAAACGGATCGACATCGCAGGCGAGCATTTGCGCGAGCACACTGGCGATGATGGATGCCGGGGTGCCGATTAAAGCGCCGGTCGCCGGCATTGCCATGGGGCTGGTGAAACAAGACGATCATTACACAATTTTGACCGACATTCAAGGCATTGAAGACCATCTCGGCGATATGGACTTCAAAGTCGCCGGCACGAGAAAAGGCGTCACCGCCCTGCAAATGGACATTAAAATTAAAGGGCTGACGCGCGACATTTTGGAAGAGGCGCTCATGCAGGCGCGCAAAGGGCGCTTGGAAATTTTGGACCATATGATGCAAACGCTCAGCGAGCCGCGCAAAGAGCTGTCCAAATATGCGCCGAAAATTTTGATCATGCACATCAATCCGGATAAAATCCGCGAGGTCATTGGGCCGAGCGGCAAACAAATCAATAAAATCATCGATGAAACCGGCGTGAAAATCGATATCGAGCAAGACGGCACGATTTTCATCTCCTCTGTCGATGAAGCGGCCAACCAAAAAGCAAAGCAAATCATCGAAGACATCGTCCGCGAAGTCGAAGTGGGGAAAGTGTATTTAGGCAAGGTGAAACGGATCGAAAAATTCGGCGCGTTCGTCGAGCTGTTCAACGGCAAGGACGGGCTCGTCCACATTTCCGAGCTGGCCGAGGAGCGGGTCGGCAAAGTGGAAGACGTCGTGTCGATCGGCGATGAAATTTTGGTGAAGGTGACCGAAATCGATAAACAAGGGCGCGTCAACTTGTCGCGCAAAGCGGTGTTGCGCGAGCAGCGCGGCATTGCCGAGCCGCCGCGGGAAAAACGCGGAAGACGGCCGGAGCGCCAACGCATGAAGCCTTAGGAATTTGTTTCTTAAGGCTCTTTTGCTATGTTCTAACTTGTCTCCCGTAGACATATGGTTGTAGTAGTGAAAAAGGAGGGGGACAAGGGTGAACAACGGCTATGCCCGATACATGGCGCTAGCGGTCATGTTTCTCATCGCTTGGATGGCGGTTCAGTGGCCTCCGGTCGGCGGCTACATCGAGAGCTGGCGCCCGGCGGAAATGACCGCCATGAAAGAACGCGACAAACTGTACGAGACGATTGTCAAGCAGGCGAAGCAATACGAAATTCCCGCCCAGGATGCGGTCATTGATAAAGTGTGGAAGGCGACGCCGGGGTACAACGGGCTCGCTGTCGA
This genomic window contains:
- the pnp gene encoding Polyribonucleotide nucleotidyltransferase — translated: MEQEKRVFSIDVAGRPLVIETGELAKQANGAALVRYGDTVVLSTATASREAKNVDFFPLTVNYEERLYAVGKIPGGFIKREGRPSEKAILASRLIDRPIRPLFAEGFRNEVQVVSMVMSVDQDCSPEVAALIGASTALTISDIPFEGPIAGVIVGRVDGQFVINPTVEQMEKSDLHLVVAGTKDAINMVEAGADEVPEEVMLEAIMFGHEEVKRLIAFQEEIAAQVGKEKMEVVLYEPDPELEAEIRQLAEADIKRAVQVPEKLARDAAIEDVKAGVIAKYEAEEADEEKLKQVQEILHKLVKEEVRRLITVEKIRPDGRKVDEIRPLSSAVGVLPRTHGSGLFTRGQTQVLSVCTLGALGDVQILDGLDLEESKRFMHHYNFPPFSVGETGPMRGPGRREIGHGALGERALEPVVPSEREFPYTIRLVSEVLESNGSTSQASICASTLAMMDAGVPIKAPVAGIAMGLVKQDDHYTILTDIQGIEDHLGDMDFKVAGTRKGVTALQMDIKIKGLTRDILEEALMQARKGRLEILDHMMQTLSEPRKELSKYAPKILIMHINPDKIREVIGPSGKQINKIIDETGVKIDIEQDGTIFISSVDEAANQKAKQIIEDIVREVEVGKVYLGKVKRIEKFGAFVELFNGKDGLVHISELAEERVGKVEDVVSIGDEILVKVTEIDKQGRVNLSRKAVLREQRGIAEPPREKRGRRPERQRMKP